One part of the Mya arenaria isolate MELC-2E11 chromosome 3, ASM2691426v1 genome encodes these proteins:
- the LOC128225681 gene encoding sushi, von Willebrand factor type A, EGF and pentraxin domain-containing protein 1-like has product MHLSCPQLIAPTDGSLVVITNGTSTVATFTCNIGGSLLGSASITCSSDGVWSGDLPTCVVCGTLTDPDSGDIALSTDGLVTVATYSCVTGYHVNGEASSTCETSGQWGNVQPTCVCDAPLTPDSGSVEISADGRTALYTCDAGYTLVGVSARSCRTLGAGWNETDPSCKVCNVLSSPGGGQVTLVTDGTDTRAEITCDTGYTMSGESTLVCRSDGTWHLSVPTCTACESLTTPANGNLQFLTDGTETQANYTCTVGYSISGPALLSCRSDGSWDLTPPSCVQCSVLDAPAAGHVATFTDGVATIASFSCVSGYHLDGADSPTCSAAGNWDLESPKCVCDVPTNLNNGSVDVSSDGMTATFSCDVGLSLSGAQSSVCDTLGSGWDAAWPTCVACPVLESVSNGTSQVTSDGAVTSWSVSCDVGSTVSGAISLECQPDGTWTGQLPECVSCTTLTSPINGNMHLQTDGAVTTATFTCSLGYSLSGQSEVTCQNDGSWDAPEPTCAQCDLRWTVDSGDVLFSTSGVETTASVTCGSVYHVIGDNSLTCTDSGEWNSTFPYCVCDAQAAPSDGSVWVSSDGSSMVFTCDVGFTLAGEAENNCSSDGTVSCQPLAASSVGSASVTSDGQTSVAAFSCPAGYSLSSATTTVSCLPDGTWGSSIPDCVKCETLANPASGSVSIETDGSSSHAIYSCLTGYTMFGDQQRNCLINGSWDGDVPVCLCSQASSPPNGAVSVSTDGLTADYTCNVGNTLSGVSQRECRLDGTGWTGDAPTCVECSTLDSVVGGSALLWTDGASTHANFSCHTGTTLAGEHHLTCRTSGSWSFSVPQCVSCTNPVQTEGLETMTTSDGLATTIAFQCAVGYLLQGVHETSCTVSGTWSEQQPSCVSCPSLNSPDSGIVVVTSNGTNSMATYSCAGGYYVQGDSFRLCQGDGVWNSTDPTCVCDAPLLPENGGFILQYDGYTAQYHCDVGFSLDGPAERTCALDGTGWSDIDPICVGCEATTDPANGTVTLTSDGTTTQATVSCDVGFTVSATDPSLSCQPDGSYSEQLPSCVFCMELQSSANGYILLTSDNETTWATFSCDIGFTLVGEQSLYCLKDGTWSQPTPTCVTCDSAPTIENSVYTLKTNGTSSYLSVQCLDGYYMQGADVMVCDSSGTWDPIPECCE; this is encoded by the exons ATGCACC TATCCTGTCCACAACTGATCGCCCCGACGGACGGTAGCCTCGTTGTGATCACGAACGGCACGAGCACTGTGGCCACTTTTACGTGCAATATTGGCGGCAGCCTGCTAGGGTCTGCCAGTATCACGTGTTCTTCCGATGGCGTGTGGTCCGGCGACCTCCCAACATGCG TGGTGTGCGGCACTTTGACGGACCCGGACAGCGGAGATATAGCATTGTCGACGGACGGCCTGGTAACGGTGGCCACGTACTCGTGTGTGACTGGATATCACGTGAATGGGGAGGCATCAAGCACGTGTGAAACTAGTGGACAGTGGGGCAATGTTCAACCTACGTGCG TGTGTGATGCTCCTCTGACCCCGGACAGCGGGTCTGTGGAGATCTCAGCGGACGGTCGGACGGCGTTGTACACATGCGATGCAGGATATACTTTAGTGGGCGTGTCTGCAAGGAGCTGCCGGACATTGGGTGCCGGATGGAACGAAACAGACCCCTCATGta AGGTGTGCAACGTTCTCTCGAGCCCAGGTGGCGGTCAGGTAACCTTGGTAACTGACGGCACGGACACACGTGCCGAGATCACATGCGACACTGGATACACAATGAGCGGCGAGTCCACCCTTGTCTGCCGAAGTGACGGGACATGGCACCTCTCCGTGCCTACATGCA CTGCATGTGAATCATTGACGACTCCGGCGAACGGAAACCTTCAATTTTTAACGGACGGCACGGAGACGCAGGCTAATTACACGTGCACGGTGGGCTACAGTATATCTGGTCCTGCACTTCTCTCGTGTCGCTCGGACGGAAGCTGGGACCTCACTCCACCCTCATGTG TTCAATGTTCCGTTCTGGATGCCCCGGCGGCTGGACATGTTGCGACGTTCACTGACGGTGTCGCCACTATAGCGTCCTTCAGCTGTGTGTCCGGGTACCATTTAGACGGAGCTGACTCTCCGACATGCAGCGCCGCTGGCAACTGGGACCTGGAAAGTCCAAAATGTG TGTGCGACGTCCCGACTAATCTCAACAATGGGAGTGTAGACGTCTCATCTGACGGAATGACGGCAACTTTCTCCTGTGACGTCGGCCTTTCCCTGTCTGGTGCACAATCATCCGTCTGCGACACGCTCGGGTCGGGCTGGGATGCTGCCTGGCCAACTTGTG TGGCGTGTCCTGTGCTGGAGAGTGTTAGTAACGGAACGTCTCAGGTAACGTCTGACGGCGCCGTGACGTCTTGGTCGGTGAGCTGCGATGTCGGCTCCACTGTGTCTGGGGCTATCTCACTGGAATGCCAGCCTGACGGAACGTGGACAGGACAGCTACCGGAGTGTG TATCGTGCACCACGCTGACATCGCCAATAAACGGTAACATGCATCTACAGACCGACGGGGCGGTAACAACAGCCACCTTTACATGTAGCCTCGGATACTCTCTCAGTGGGCAATCGGAAGTTACTTGTCAGAATGATGGCTCTTGGGACGCACCAGAACCCACATGTG CACAATGTGACCTAAGATGGACTGTTGACAGTGGGGACGTATTGTTCTCAACATCCGGTGTCGAAACTACGGCTTCAGTGACGTGTGGATCCGTATATCACGTCATAGGTGACAATTCTCTTACATGCACGGACAGTGGGGAATGGAATTCCACCTTTCCTTACTGTG TGTGTGACGCTCAGGCAGCTCCATCCGACGGAAGTGTTTGGGTGTCTTCGGATGGCAGCTCGATGGTTTTTACCTGTGATGTGGGCTTTACGTTGGCCGGTGAGGCAGAGAACAACTGCAGCAGTGATGGAACCG TGAGCTGTCAACCGTTGGCCGCCTCTTCAGTAGGTAGTGCATCCGTGACGAGTGATGGGCAGACATCCGTAGCCGCCTTCAGCTGCCCAGCCGGCTACTCCCTCTCTAGTGCAACCACGACTGTCTCTTGTCTACCCGATGGCACTTGGGGCAGCAGCATTCCAGATTGTG TTAAATGCGAGACGTTGGCGAACCCGGCAAGCGGAAGTGTCAGTATTGAGACCGACGGAAGTTCCAGTCACGCCATCTACTCCTGTCTAACCGGATACACGATGTTTGGCGATCAGCAACGAAACTGTCTTATTAACGGCTCTTGGGACGGGGATGTGCCGGTCTGCC TATGCAGTCAAGCTTCCTCGCCTCCGAACGGCGCAGTGAGCGTCTCGACGGATGGACTTACGGCTGACTATACGTGCAACGTCGGGAACACGTTGTCTGGCGTTAGCCAACGAGAATGTCGTCTCGACGGCACGGGCTGGACTGGTGATGCCCCGACATGTG TTGAATGTAGCACGCTGGACTCTGTGGTTGGTGGATCAGCACTCCTATGGACGGACGGTGCCTCAACACATGCCAACTTCAGCTGCCACACGGGCACCACCTTGGCAGGAGAACACCATTTAACCTGCCGCACCTCAGGGTCGTGGTCCTTCAGCGTCCCACAGTGTG TGTCTTGCACAAATCCAGTACAAACGGAAGGACTTGAAACTATGACAACATCGGACGGTCTAGCAACAACGATTGCATTCCAATGTGCGGTCGGCTACTTGTTGCAAGGAGTGCACGAAACATCATGCACAGTTAGTGGCACGTGGAGCGAGCAGCAGCCGTCCTGTG TTTCTTGTCCATCTCTTAACAGTCCCGACAGCGGCATTGTTGTAGTAACAAGCAACGGCACCAACAGTATGGCAACTTACAGCTGTGCTGGCGGCTACTATGTACAAGGGGACAGCTTTAGGCTGTGCCAGGGTGACGGTGTTTGGAACTCAACAGACCCTACCTGTG TGTGTGATGCTCCCTTGTTGCCGGAGAACGGTGGGTTCATTCTCCAATATGATGGCTACACAGCGCAATATCACTGCGATGTTGGCTTTAGCTTAGATGGGCCAGCTGAACGTACATGCGCCTTGGACGGAACAGGATGGTCCGACATAGATCCTATCTGCG TCGGTTGTGAAGCTACAACCGATCCAGCAAATGGCACGGTGACTCTGACATCAGATGGCACTACGACACAGGCCACCGTGAGCTGTGACGTCGGCTTTACGGTCTCCGCAACTGATCCTTCACTGTCATGTCAGCCAGATGGCTCTTACTCTGAGCAGCTCCCTTCATGTG TCTTCTGCATGGAGTTGCAATCATCCGCGAATGGTTACATACTGCTGACCTCAGACAACGAAACTACATGGGCGACGTTCTCGTGTGATATTGGTTTCACTCTGGTTGGGGAACAAAGTCTCTATTGTCTGAAAGATGGGACATGGTCACAACCTACTCCAACTTGTG TCACTTGCGACTCAGCCCCTACTATCGAAAACTCGGTATACACGCTAAAAACGAATGGAACCTCGAGTTACCTGTCTGTACAATGTTTAGACGGATATTACATGCAAGGTGCTGATGTCATGGTCTGCGACTCCTCCGGGACGTGGGATCCCATACCAGAATGCTGTGAGTAA